The proteins below are encoded in one region of Scomber japonicus isolate fScoJap1 chromosome 2, fScoJap1.pri, whole genome shotgun sequence:
- the LOC128368284 gene encoding uncharacterized protein LOC128368284 isoform X2: MATAPPPPPPPLTPPSSFGIQPEKNIPQPCHAAIPITSNNSHPNPETIPPGLDTQGVVPPPPYSVQSGPQSPPSQGQEDDLSDSDDKYHPVQETDPAPQALASQHCPAFCRGLGTGGRTP; encoded by the exons ATG GCTAcagctcctccaccaccaccaccgccattGACTCCACCTTCATCCTTTGGAATCCAGCCGGAAAAAAACATTCCTCAACCATGCCATGCGGCAATACCAATTACCTCCAATAACAGCCACCCAAACCCAGAGACAATTCCACCAGGCTTGGACACTCAG GGTGTAGTTCCTCCGCCGCCATACTCTGTGCAAAGTGGACCCCAGTCTCCACCGTCACAAGGACAGGAAGATGATCTTTCTGACAGTGACGACAAATACCATCCAGTCCAGGAAACTGATCCTGCACCACAGGCACTTGCAA GCCAGCATTGTCCAGCCTTCTGCAGAGGACTGGGTACAGGGGGAAGAACACCATGA
- the LOC128368210 gene encoding heme oxygenase-like — translation METEKKTQATAELTDMDLSEQIKKVTKDSHVRAEKTELMMSFQRGQVTLSQYKLLLSSLYEIYQALEEEMDRNSNHPGVAPIYFPAELARLESIEKDLEFFYGQDWREKIVVPAATKRYSHRLRQIGRENPELLLAHAYTRYLGDLSGGQVLGRIAQKSIGLKSNEGLSFFAFPGVSSPNLFKQLYRSRMNSVELTEEQRNAVLEEAVRSFEFNIQVFDDLQKMLIVTENQLQSSLTHSKSVTLQFPGASTNMPSLLRMVLGLFVALATVSMGIYVF, via the exons atggagacagagaagaagactCAGGCAACAGCAGAACTGACTGACAT GGATTTGTCAGAGCAAATCAAAAAGGTGACTAAAGACAGTCACGTAAGGGCAGAAAAAACAGAACTGATGATGAGCTTCCAGAGGGGACAAGTCACCCTGTCACAATATAAG ctcCTTCTGAGCTCACTATATGAAATCTACCAGGCGTTGGAAGAGGAGATGGACAGGAACTCAAACCATCCTGGTGTTGCACCCATCTACTTCCCAGCTGAACTGGCCAGGTTGGAATCCATTGAGAAAGACCTGGAGTTCTTCTACGGCCAGGACTGGAGAGAGAAGATCGTTGTCCCTGCAGCCACCAAAAGATACTCCCACAGACTCAGACAG attGGCAGAGAAAACCCTGAACTTTTGCTTGCTCATGCTTACACCCGTTACCTAGGTGACCTGTCTGGAGGGCAGGTCCTGGGTCGAATTGCCCAGAAGTCCATCGGCCTGAAGAGCAATGAGGGTCTGTCCTTTTTCGCCTTCCCTGGTGTCTCCAGCCCCAACCTGTTTAAACAGCTGTACCGCAGCCGGATGAACAGTGTGGAGCTGACGGAGGAGCAGAGGAACGCCGTGCTGGAGGAGGCCGTCAGATCCTTTGAGTTTAACATCCAG GTCTTTGATGATTTACAGAAGATGCTGATTGTGACTGAAAATCAGCTGCAGAGTTCTTTGACACACTCCAAATCAGTAACGCTGCAGTTCCCTGGGGCCTCTACCAACATGCCTTCACTGCTCAGGATGGTCCTGGGACTCTTTGTGGCCCTGGCTACTGTTAGTATGGGAATCTATGTTTTTTAA
- the rnf11a gene encoding RING finger protein 11a, whose protein sequence is MGNCLFSQGADDLSLLNESEGGSLPGEPPPPYEEHTHPVPVYHPNPGESRLASQLTEEEQVRIAQRIGLIHHLPRGIFDPGSDPADKKVKECVICMMDFEYGDPIRFLPCLHIYHIDCIDPWLMRSFTCPSCMEPVDAALLSTYETN, encoded by the exons ATGGGGAACTGTCTGTTTTCTCAAGGTGCGGATGATCTGTCGCTGCTGAACGAGTCCGAGGGGGGCAGTCTACCCGGAGAGCCTCCGCCGCCCTACGAG GAGCACACCCATCCAGTGCCTGTGTACCATCCCAACCCAGGTGAGAGTCGTCTGGCTAGTCAGCTGACGGAGGAGGAGCAGGTCCGCATCGCCCAGCGCATCGGCCTCATCCATCACCTGCCCAGAGGCATCTTCGACCCGGGCTCTGACCCTGCTGACAAGAAAGTTAAAGA GTGTGTGATCTGCATGATGGATTTTGAGTACGGCGATCCCATTCggttccttccttgccttcacATCTACCACATTGACTGCATTGACCCCTGGCTGATGCGCTCCTTCACCTGCCCCTCCTGCATGGAACCAGTTGACGCAGCGCTGCTATCCACTTACGAAACTAACTGA
- the LOC128368284 gene encoding uncharacterized protein LOC128368284 isoform X1, producing the protein MATAPPPPPPPLTPPSSFGIQPEKNIPQPCHAAIPITSNNSHPNPETIPPGLDTQGVVPPPPYSVQSGPQSPPSQGQEDDLSDSDDKYHPVQETDPAPQALASIVQPSAEDWVQGEEHHEA; encoded by the exons ATG GCTAcagctcctccaccaccaccaccgccattGACTCCACCTTCATCCTTTGGAATCCAGCCGGAAAAAAACATTCCTCAACCATGCCATGCGGCAATACCAATTACCTCCAATAACAGCCACCCAAACCCAGAGACAATTCCACCAGGCTTGGACACTCAG GGTGTAGTTCCTCCGCCGCCATACTCTGTGCAAAGTGGACCCCAGTCTCCACCGTCACAAGGACAGGAAGATGATCTTTCTGACAGTGACGACAAATACCATCCAGTCCAGGAAACTGATCCTGCACCACAGGCACTT GCCAGCATTGTCCAGCCTTCTGCAGAGGACTGGGTACAGGGGGAAGAACACCATGAGGCCTAA
- the LOC128368255 gene encoding HMG box-containing protein 4-like: MLESWIHQDSQDSMADCPLSTQVAPRRCPFIPVPSSVTAITTTMSSTLCPVVSSPMTNGTISSISSPVGSAWDTLRSPDCSDQDLVSAAAHLHLLGESLSLIGQHLQVTNKSVCVSSSLSLLLDSLLCALPPLICLTSQIPELRSCTQHTLSTTLENISYVMPGL, translated from the exons ATGTTGGAGTCCTGGATACACCAAGACAGCCAGGACAGCATGGCAGACTGTCCACTTAGCACACAAGTAGCCCCCAGACGTTGTCCCTTCATACCTGTTCCTAGTTCAGTGACAGCCATTACCACAACGATGAGCTCAACACTTTGTCCCGTGGTATCTAGCCCCATGACTAATGGGACAATTAGTTCTATTTCCAGCCCTGTTGGTTCAGCCTGGGACACACTCAGGAGTCCTGACTGCTCTGACCAGGATCTTGTCAGTGCTGCAGCCCATCTGCACCTTTTGGGGGAATCCTTGTCTCTGATTGGGCAGCATCTTCAGGTGACAAAT aaATCGGTTTGTGTGTCCAGTAGCTTGTCTCTTCTCTTGGACTCTCTGCTGTGTGCGCTGCCTCCGCTCATCTGCCTCACCTCACAGATACCAGAGCTGAGGAgctgcacacaacacacactg tctACTACTCTGGAAAACATTTCCTATGTGATGCCGGGGTTATGA